One Halobaculum sp. CBA1158 DNA segment encodes these proteins:
- a CDS encoding CBS domain-containing protein — protein sequence MDIEDIAVPEFVEVDADERLGKVRSLFDRENPKGIVVMDDGEYAGVLGERELINSRVDDDTRAAALMKAAPEVDRREDVREVARVLVEGGVRIAPVYEGEKLYGIVTVDALLEAVLDNLDALRVEDIYTADVVTVTEDAQVGQAINRLRENGISRLPVVDDDGRLGGILTTHDIVDFVVRDDERQGRGDRSGDIDRMLDLPVYDMMSSPVLTVTADESVRDAVETMLDNDVSGLVVTPEERDDLVAGVLTKTDVLRALTFTEEDAMDVQITNVALLDTLTREDVRESIGKVSDKYQEMRVLHAHVRFHEHKEKLRGTPLIQAQIRLRTTHGQVAGSGEGYGAEHAFHVALDKLERNVLEVKGVTADERYRGQLLRKLGEL from the coding sequence ATGGACATCGAAGACATCGCCGTGCCGGAGTTCGTCGAGGTAGACGCGGACGAACGACTGGGGAAGGTCCGCTCCCTCTTCGACCGCGAGAATCCGAAGGGGATCGTCGTGATGGACGACGGCGAGTACGCGGGCGTGCTCGGCGAGCGGGAGCTGATCAACTCCCGCGTCGACGACGACACCCGGGCGGCGGCCCTGATGAAGGCCGCCCCCGAGGTGGATCGTCGCGAGGACGTCAGGGAGGTCGCGCGCGTGCTCGTCGAGGGCGGCGTGCGGATCGCTCCGGTGTACGAGGGCGAGAAGCTCTACGGGATCGTCACCGTGGACGCCCTCCTCGAGGCGGTGCTCGACAACCTCGACGCGCTGCGCGTCGAGGACATCTACACCGCGGACGTGGTCACCGTCACCGAGGACGCCCAGGTCGGCCAGGCGATCAACCGCCTGCGCGAGAACGGCATCTCGCGACTCCCCGTCGTCGACGACGACGGTCGCCTGGGGGGGATCCTCACCACCCACGACATCGTGGACTTCGTCGTTCGCGACGACGAGCGACAGGGTCGCGGCGACCGCAGCGGCGACATCGACCGCATGCTCGACCTGCCGGTGTACGACATGATGTCGTCGCCAGTGCTCACCGTCACCGCCGACGAGTCCGTGCGCGACGCCGTCGAGACCATGCTCGACAACGACGTGAGCGGTCTCGTCGTCACGCCCGAGGAGCGCGACGACCTGGTCGCGGGCGTGCTCACCAAGACCGACGTGTTGCGCGCGCTCACCTTCACCGAGGAGGACGCGATGGACGTGCAGATCACGAACGTCGCCCTCCTCGACACCCTCACCCGCGAGGACGTCCGCGAGTCGATCGGGAAGGTGTCCGACAAGTACCAGGAGATGCGGGTGCTGCACGCGCACGTCCGCTTCCACGAGCACAAGGAGAAGCTCCGCGGGACGCCGCTCATCCAGGCGCAGATCCGCCTCCGCACCACCCACGGGCAGGTGGCCGGCTCCGGCGAGGGGTACGGGGCCGAACACGCCTTCCACGTCGCGCTCGACAAGCTGGAGCGAAACGTCCTCGAGGTGAAGGGCGTCACCGCCGACGAGCGCTACCGCGGTCAGCTCCTCCGGAAGCT
- a CDS encoding CopG family ribbon-helix-helix protein, producing the protein MGVVSVSMPDSLVDRIDEFTEEHGYTGRSEFLREAARDLLGEFEDRRLEDRELMGIVTVVFDYEGTAVEERMMRLRHEHEDIVASNFHSHVGDHNCMELFILEGNLEQISTFVGKIRATTDTKTVDYSVTPIGEADGIV; encoded by the coding sequence ATGGGCGTCGTCAGCGTCTCGATGCCGGACAGCCTCGTCGACCGGATCGACGAGTTCACCGAGGAACACGGCTACACCGGCCGCAGCGAATTCCTCCGGGAGGCCGCACGCGACCTCCTCGGGGAGTTCGAGGACCGCAGACTCGAGGACCGCGAGCTGATGGGGATCGTCACGGTCGTGTTCGACTACGAGGGGACGGCCGTCGAGGAGCGCATGATGCGGCTTCGTCACGAACACGAGGACATCGTCGCCTCGAACTTCCACAGCCACGTGGGCGACCACAACTGCATGGAGCTGTTCATCCTCGAAGGGAACCTCGAACAGATCTCGACGTTCGTCGGGAAGATCCGCGCGACCACCGACACCAAGACCGTCGACTACTCGGTCACGCCGATCGGCGAGGCCGACGGGATCGTCTGA
- a CDS encoding response regulator yields MTRRVLIVDDSGFQRTLIRGILEEEFEVVGEAENGDEAVDLFEETRPDLVTMDIMMPERDGIEATDAIKDRDPGTRVVMCTSVEQRDQMKRAVQAGADGYVTKPVEEDTLRSEVESALAS; encoded by the coding sequence ATGACGAGACGGGTCCTCATCGTGGACGACTCGGGGTTCCAGCGGACGCTTATTCGCGGCATCCTGGAAGAGGAGTTCGAGGTCGTCGGGGAGGCCGAGAACGGCGACGAGGCGGTCGACCTGTTCGAGGAGACGCGTCCGGACCTCGTGACGATGGACATCATGATGCCCGAGCGAGACGGGATCGAGGCGACCGACGCCATCAAGGACCGCGATCCCGGCACGCGCGTCGTGATGTGCACGAGCGTCGAGCAGCGCGACCAGATGAAGCGGGCGGTGCAGGCCGGGGCCGACGGCTACGTCACCAAGCCCGTCGAGGAGGACACGCTGCGGTCGGAAGTCGAGAGCGCGCTGGCGTCCTGA
- a CDS encoding CopG family transcriptional regulator: MTKIEVDLPDRIDSEISRLTEQGEFLNRKEAIEDFLTRGIQAYDVDEETRDGEADGDLFTNAVDEQQDPAALDGDSNDEPTF, from the coding sequence GTGACGAAGATCGAAGTCGACCTGCCCGACCGAATCGACAGCGAGATCTCGCGCCTCACAGAGCAGGGGGAGTTCCTCAACCGCAAGGAGGCCATCGAGGACTTCCTCACCCGCGGTATCCAGGCGTACGACGTGGACGAAGAGACCCGCGACGGGGAGGCCGACGGCGACCTCTTCACCAACGCGGTCGACGAACAGCAGGACCCCGCCGCGCTCGACGGCGACTCGAACGACGAGCCGACGTTCTGA
- a CDS encoding cob(I)yrinic acid a,c-diamide adenosyltransferase, with the protein MKIYTGRGDEGKTDLRDMSRVSKTSRRIEAYGTVDEANALVGTVRPTGYDDVDEMLRGVQDHLHVLQADFANPDPDEDDPVVRESHTEQLEAWIDELDEELEPLRNFVLPSGSEAGAKLHHARTVVRRAERRAVDLADDEPVNGEAVAYLNRLSDALFTFARVVNARDGVPEDAPDYE; encoded by the coding sequence ATGAAGATCTACACCGGCCGCGGCGACGAGGGAAAGACCGACCTCCGGGACATGTCCCGGGTGTCGAAGACCTCCCGGCGCATCGAGGCGTACGGCACCGTCGACGAGGCGAACGCGCTCGTCGGCACGGTCCGCCCGACGGGGTACGACGACGTCGACGAGATGCTCCGCGGCGTGCAGGACCACCTCCACGTGCTCCAGGCGGACTTCGCCAATCCCGACCCCGACGAGGACGACCCGGTCGTCCGCGAGTCCCACACCGAGCAGTTGGAGGCGTGGATCGACGAGCTCGACGAGGAGCTGGAGCCGCTGCGAAACTTCGTGCTTCCGTCGGGGAGCGAGGCGGGCGCGAAGCTGCATCACGCGCGGACGGTCGTCCGGCGCGCCGAACGCCGCGCGGTCGATCTGGCCGACGACGAACCGGTGAACGGCGAGGCGGTCGCGTACCTCAATCGCCTCTCGGACGCGCTGTTCACGTTCGCGCGGGTCGTCAACGCCCGCGACGGCGTCCCGGAGGACGCCCCGGACTACGAGTAG
- a CDS encoding glutaredoxin: protein MSVTLYALDGCPWCEKVHDALEDADVAYETIWTDALHSERDEVARVSGQRGVPVLVDDERGVTMNESANILEYVERTLA, encoded by the coding sequence ATGTCCGTAACGCTGTACGCGCTGGACGGCTGTCCGTGGTGTGAGAAGGTCCACGACGCGCTCGAGGATGCCGACGTGGCCTACGAGACGATCTGGACGGACGCGCTCCACTCCGAGCGCGACGAGGTCGCCCGCGTCAGCGGGCAGCGCGGCGTGCCGGTGCTCGTCGACGACGAGCGCGGCGTCACGATGAACGAGTCGGCGAACATCCTCGAGTACGTCGAGCGGACCCTCGCGTAG
- a CDS encoding S9 family peptidase has translation MQTGLDSEAFYDLRLLSEVAVSPDGERVAFVATESDPAADETRTGLYVAPADGSRDPHRLTRASTASAPTWGPDGDTLAFLAARDEDLDRKRGRVDADDPDDRGEGGADEEDEDDRDDESDGDDGPGDGDDPKQQVWLFDLALGGDARQVTAFERGVTEFDLSPDGDRLVVAARDPTDEQEEYLDQREEGGPIEVTRLQHKRDGAGWLDDVTTYLFVGDADGDAADATAFERLDDAHGAGSAEPLAGLQPAWGPTDRIAFTTCVDEDPDDTGAYDVCTIAPDGSDRRVVTDGSLRCASPTWSPDGDLLAFGGSNYENWYEPTEAYVAPDEAEAAFESVSAELDRTLARTGAPRWLDGETVVVPIADEAWTRLAVCPVDGQPRRAFSRQGRDRTIAAFDLAGDTVALGLTGADQPPDVFAVPGAELRSDDAGGPTRRLSALNDGWLAEHDGSLPDCEVVAYENSDGEEIEAVVYYPNDFDPDADDPAPTVCSIHGGPMSYDAPAYRFTLHYWASRGYVVVKPNYRGSTSYGRDFSERLKGSRGELETDDVVSAVEHLVDEGVADPDRLFCTGFSYGGITTAHVVTRTDAFAAAAPEHGIYDFYANFGTDDNHNWHEWEFGMPWENEATYRDISSITRVGDIETPLLITAGEEDWRCPPTQAEQLYVSVRKQGIDAKLVIYPNEHHNIGKPKRATHRIEELTEWFRTHDPGVAEGANGVSD, from the coding sequence ATGCAGACGGGACTCGATTCAGAGGCGTTCTACGACCTCAGGCTGCTTTCGGAGGTGGCGGTCTCGCCCGACGGCGAGCGCGTCGCGTTCGTCGCCACCGAATCCGACCCCGCGGCCGACGAGACGCGGACCGGGCTGTACGTCGCGCCCGCCGACGGCTCGCGCGATCCGCACCGACTCACGCGCGCGTCGACGGCCTCCGCGCCGACGTGGGGACCCGACGGCGACACCCTCGCGTTCCTCGCCGCGCGCGATGAGGACCTCGACCGGAAGCGCGGCCGGGTCGACGCGGACGACCCTGACGACCGAGGAGAGGGCGGAGCCGACGAGGAGGACGAGGACGACAGGGACGACGAGTCCGACGGGGACGACGGACCCGGCGACGGCGACGACCCGAAGCAGCAGGTGTGGCTGTTCGACCTCGCGCTCGGCGGCGACGCCCGACAGGTGACCGCCTTCGAGCGCGGCGTGACGGAGTTCGACCTCTCGCCGGACGGCGATCGCCTCGTCGTCGCCGCCCGCGACCCGACCGACGAGCAGGAGGAGTACCTCGACCAGCGGGAGGAGGGAGGCCCGATCGAGGTGACCCGGCTCCAGCACAAGCGCGACGGCGCGGGCTGGCTCGACGACGTGACCACGTACCTGTTCGTCGGCGACGCCGACGGCGACGCCGCCGACGCCACGGCGTTCGAGCGCCTCGACGACGCCCACGGCGCGGGCTCGGCCGAACCGCTCGCGGGACTCCAGCCCGCGTGGGGACCGACCGACCGGATCGCGTTCACCACCTGCGTCGACGAGGACCCCGACGACACCGGCGCGTACGACGTGTGTACGATCGCGCCCGACGGCTCCGACCGCCGGGTCGTCACCGACGGGAGCCTCCGGTGTGCCTCGCCGACGTGGTCGCCCGACGGCGACCTGCTCGCATTCGGCGGGAGCAACTACGAGAACTGGTACGAGCCGACGGAGGCGTACGTCGCGCCCGACGAGGCCGAGGCGGCGTTCGAGTCCGTCTCCGCGGAACTCGACCGGACGCTCGCGCGCACCGGCGCGCCCCGGTGGCTGGACGGGGAGACGGTCGTCGTCCCGATCGCCGACGAGGCGTGGACCAGGCTCGCCGTGTGCCCGGTCGACGGTCAGCCCCGGCGGGCGTTCTCCCGGCAGGGTCGCGACCGGACGATCGCGGCGTTCGACCTCGCGGGCGACACCGTCGCGCTCGGGTTGACGGGCGCGGACCAGCCGCCGGACGTGTTCGCGGTCCCGGGTGCCGAGCTCCGTTCGGACGACGCCGGCGGCCCGACGAGGCGGCTCTCGGCGCTCAACGACGGGTGGCTCGCCGAGCACGACGGCTCGCTGCCCGACTGTGAGGTCGTCGCCTACGAGAACTCGGACGGCGAGGAGATCGAGGCGGTCGTCTACTACCCGAACGACTTCGACCCCGACGCCGACGACCCGGCCCCGACCGTCTGCTCGATCCACGGCGGGCCGATGAGCTACGACGCCCCAGCCTACCGGTTCACCCTCCACTACTGGGCCAGCCGGGGGTACGTCGTCGTGAAGCCCAACTACCGCGGGTCGACCTCCTACGGCCGAGACTTCTCGGAGCGCCTGAAGGGCAGCAGGGGCGAACTCGAGACCGACGACGTGGTCTCGGCGGTGGAGCACCTCGTCGACGAGGGCGTCGCCGACCCCGACCGGCTGTTCTGCACCGGATTCAGCTACGGCGGGATCACGACCGCACACGTCGTCACTCGCACCGACGCGTTCGCGGCCGCCGCCCCCGAACACGGCATCTACGACTTCTACGCGAACTTCGGGACCGACGACAACCACAACTGGCACGAGTGGGAGTTCGGGATGCCCTGGGAGAACGAGGCGACCTACCGCGACATCTCCTCGATCACCCGCGTCGGCGACATCGAGACCCCGCTCCTGATCACCGCGGGCGAGGAGGACTGGCGGTGTCCGCCGACGCAGGCCGAACAGCTGTACGTCAGCGTGCGCAAGCAGGGGATCGACGCGAAGCTGGTGATCTACCCGAACGAGCACCACAACATCGGCAAGCCGAAGCGGGCGACCCACCGGATCGAGGAGTTGACGGAGTGGTTCCGAACGCACGATCCGGGCGTGGCTGAGGGAGCAAACGGAGTGAGCGACTGA
- a CDS encoding isocitrate lyase/phosphoenolpyruvate mutase family protein: MDYDTQRDRARTFRALHEDSDGAFVLANAWDVASALMYERQGFAAVATSSAGVAASLGYPDGERVPREEMIAATRRIAESVALPVSADIEAGYGDAPDAVGETVARAIEAGAIGVNLEDGTGDPADPLTATDDHAAAISAARAAADESDVPAVVNARTDVFWAGVGDPSDRLDRAVARANAYVDAGGDCAFVPGVTDRETIAALADRIDAPLNVLGGPGAPPVPDMGDLGVARVSVGSGPMRATLAALDAIGAEVLESGTYDRMEEAVPYDELADLLAESVGRRDG; encoded by the coding sequence ATGGACTACGACACACAGCGAGACCGCGCGCGGACGTTTCGGGCGCTCCACGAGGATTCCGACGGGGCGTTCGTGCTGGCGAACGCCTGGGACGTCGCGAGCGCGCTCATGTACGAACGACAGGGATTCGCGGCCGTCGCCACGTCGAGCGCCGGCGTCGCCGCCTCGCTCGGCTACCCCGACGGCGAGCGCGTCCCGCGCGAGGAGATGATCGCGGCGACGAGACGTATCGCCGAGAGCGTCGCGCTCCCGGTCAGTGCGGACATCGAAGCCGGCTACGGCGACGCGCCCGACGCCGTCGGCGAGACGGTCGCCCGGGCGATCGAGGCGGGGGCCATCGGCGTGAATCTCGAGGACGGCACCGGCGACCCGGCCGACCCGCTGACCGCGACTGACGACCACGCCGCGGCGATCAGCGCCGCCCGGGCGGCCGCCGACGAATCGGACGTTCCGGCGGTGGTCAACGCCCGGACCGACGTGTTCTGGGCCGGCGTCGGCGACCCGAGCGACCGCCTCGACCGGGCGGTCGCGCGGGCGAACGCCTACGTCGACGCCGGCGGCGACTGCGCGTTCGTCCCGGGGGTTACCGACCGCGAGACGATCGCCGCGCTGGCCGACCGGATCGACGCGCCGCTCAACGTCCTCGGCGGCCCCGGCGCGCCGCCCGTGCCCGACATGGGCGACCTCGGGGTCGCTCGGGTCAGCGTCGGCTCGGGGCCGATGCGCGCCACCCTCGCCGCGCTGGATGCGATCGGCGCGGAGGTGCTCGAGTCGGGGACGTACGACCGGATGGAGGAGGCCGTCCCGTACGACGAGTTGGCCGACCTGCTGGCCGAGTCGGTGGGCCGACGCGACGGCTGA
- a CDS encoding cold shock domain-containing protein, with protein MAKGKVDFFNDTGGYGFIDTEDADEDVFFHMEDVGGPDLEEDQEVEFDIEEAEKGPRATNLQRL; from the coding sequence ATGGCGAAAGGGAAGGTCGACTTCTTCAACGACACCGGCGGCTACGGATTCATCGATACTGAGGACGCGGACGAGGACGTCTTCTTCCACATGGAGGACGTTGGCGGCCCCGATCTGGAGGAGGATCAGGAGGTCGAGTTCGACATCGAGGAGGCCGAGAAGGGCCCCCGCGCGACGAATCTGCAGCGCCTGTAA
- a CDS encoding thioesterase family protein, protein MTYETTIPVRYRDLDPMGHVNNAVYCTYLEEIRTAFFDDEVGVDLADSEAALASLDIDYRAPIRGTGSVRAVLEVADVGTSSLTFAYELHAEGSLVAEAETVQVALADGEPAPLPDAVREAAERHVAE, encoded by the coding sequence ATGACCTACGAGACGACGATTCCCGTCCGGTACCGCGATCTCGATCCGATGGGACACGTGAACAACGCCGTCTACTGCACCTACCTCGAGGAGATCCGCACGGCCTTCTTCGACGACGAGGTCGGCGTCGACCTCGCGGACTCGGAGGCCGCGCTGGCCTCCCTCGACATCGACTACCGCGCGCCGATCCGGGGGACCGGCTCGGTCCGGGCCGTGCTCGAGGTGGCCGACGTGGGCACCTCCAGTCTCACGTTCGCGTACGAACTCCACGCCGAGGGCAGTCTCGTCGCCGAGGCCGAGACCGTCCAGGTCGCGCTCGCGGACGGGGAGCCGGCCCCGCTGCCCGACGCCGTCCGCGAGGCGGCCGAGCGCCACGTTGCCGAGTGA
- a CDS encoding DUF2391 family protein: MSDSHGGGAGRRDGASGGGIGSGDDGDADGVSTVEDLIEDLETLEESVDDADERRKVRDAMRTARDLSTPHSGVFGRVVRGFDRGDLAEALVGSVLFGIPMLVEGGTTEVGAFIATRPASLAGTAAFAVALTVGILYVAEFQDVRVQNPILGVVPRRPVGVLGVAVLTAVVGLTAWGRVDWAEPTVALGSVLVATVPMAVGAALGDLLPG; the protein is encoded by the coding sequence ATGAGCGACAGCCACGGCGGCGGGGCCGGCCGGCGCGACGGCGCGTCCGGGGGCGGAATCGGGTCAGGCGACGACGGGGACGCGGACGGCGTCTCGACCGTCGAGGACCTGATCGAGGACCTGGAGACGCTGGAGGAGTCCGTCGACGACGCCGACGAGCGACGGAAGGTGCGCGACGCGATGCGGACCGCTCGCGACCTGTCAACGCCTCACAGCGGCGTGTTCGGACGCGTCGTCCGCGGGTTCGACCGGGGCGACCTCGCGGAGGCGCTGGTCGGCAGCGTCCTGTTCGGCATCCCGATGCTCGTCGAGGGCGGCACGACCGAAGTCGGGGCGTTCATCGCGACCCGGCCGGCGTCCCTCGCGGGGACGGCGGCGTTCGCCGTGGCGCTCACCGTCGGGATCCTGTACGTCGCAGAGTTCCAGGACGTCCGGGTGCAGAACCCGATCCTCGGGGTCGTTCCCCGTCGGCCGGTCGGCGTCCTCGGCGTCGCCGTCCTCACAGCGGTCGTCGGGCTGACCGCGTGGGGGCGAGTCGACTGGGCGGAGCCGACGGTCGCGCTGGGAAGCGTCCTCGTCGCGACCGTGCCGATGGCCGTGGGGGCCGCGCTCGGGGACCTGCTCCCGGGATGA
- the aceA gene encoding isocitrate lyase — MHPSELDQDVFTKDIDNPQGAKLRRMLDEQDYVFAPGMYHALDARLAEMAGLDAAYMSGYSTVLGQFGFPDLEMVTMTEMVENAKRMVEATNLPVIADCDTGYGGTHNVRRAVREYEKAGVAAVHIEDQTTPKRCGHIAGKQIVSREKARSRFEAAVDAKQSEDTVVIARTDAYGSANGDWEEHLERGRIYADAGVDLVWPEMPDPSREDAVNYAETLHETHPEVDLAFNYSSSFEWGAEEDPLTFEELGDLGYKYQFITLYALHSGAHAVYEDFANIAENDEEAQFDLEERYIGHETESHHALSFVDRYQDIETRFDPEAEERIEGSAGFSEDQEDPISTADRSEDEIESTSDDD; from the coding sequence ATGCACCCCTCAGAACTCGACCAGGACGTCTTCACGAAGGACATCGACAACCCCCAGGGCGCGAAGCTGCGCCGGATGCTCGACGAGCAGGACTACGTCTTCGCCCCCGGGATGTACCACGCGCTGGACGCCCGCCTCGCGGAGATGGCCGGGCTCGACGCCGCGTACATGTCTGGCTACTCCACCGTCCTCGGCCAGTTCGGCTTCCCGGACCTGGAGATGGTGACGATGACCGAGATGGTCGAGAACGCCAAGCGCATGGTCGAGGCGACGAACCTCCCGGTCATCGCCGACTGCGACACCGGCTACGGCGGCACCCACAACGTCCGCCGCGCCGTCCGCGAGTACGAGAAGGCCGGCGTCGCCGCCGTCCACATCGAGGACCAGACGACGCCCAAGCGCTGCGGCCACATCGCGGGCAAGCAGATCGTCTCCCGCGAGAAGGCTCGCTCGCGCTTCGAGGCGGCCGTCGACGCCAAGCAGAGCGAGGACACGGTCGTCATCGCCCGCACCGACGCCTACGGCTCGGCCAACGGCGACTGGGAGGAGCACCTCGAGCGCGGCCGCATCTACGCCGACGCCGGCGTCGACCTGGTCTGGCCCGAGATGCCCGACCCCTCGCGTGAGGACGCCGTCAACTACGCCGAGACGCTCCACGAGACCCACCCCGAGGTCGACCTCGCGTTCAACTACTCGTCGTCGTTCGAGTGGGGTGCCGAGGAGGACCCGCTTACCTTCGAGGAGCTGGGCGACCTGGGCTACAAGTACCAGTTCATCACCCTCTACGCGCTGCACTCGGGCGCACACGCCGTCTACGAGGACTTCGCGAACATCGCGGAGAACGACGAGGAGGCGCAGTTCGACCTGGAGGAGCGCTACATCGGTCACGAGACCGAGAGCCACCACGCGCTCTCGTTCGTCGACCGCTACCAGGACATCGAGACGCGCTTCGACCCCGAGGCCGAGGAGCGCATCGAGGGCTCCGCGGGCTTCTCCGAGGACCAGGAGGACCCCATCTCGACGGCCGACCGCAGCGAGGACGAGATAGAGAGCACGAGCGACGACGACTGA
- a CDS encoding CrcB family protein yields the protein MARRDPVAVTLALVAVGGAVGASARYAVGAALPGLAGTLAANVSGSLFLGFLLYEALRTDALGDRTRTLLATGVLSSYTTYSTVTVEVARADPVVGVGYLLATYALGVAAAVAGRAGAAWIDPRDGREVRA from the coding sequence ATGGCTCGACGGGATCCGGTGGCGGTGACGCTGGCGCTGGTCGCCGTCGGCGGCGCGGTCGGCGCGTCGGCGCGGTACGCCGTCGGGGCGGCGCTCCCGGGGCTCGCGGGCACGCTCGCGGCGAACGTCTCGGGGAGCCTGTTCCTCGGGTTCCTGCTGTACGAGGCGCTTCGGACCGACGCGCTGGGCGACCGGACGCGGACGCTGCTGGCGACGGGCGTGCTCTCCTCGTACACCACCTACAGCACCGTCACCGTCGAGGTCGCTCGCGCCGACCCGGTCGTCGGCGTCGGGTACCTCCTGGCGACGTACGCGCTCGGCGTCGCGGCCGCCGTCGCGGGCCGCGCGGGTGCGGCGTGGATCGACCCGCGGGACGGTCGGGAGGTGCGAGCGTGA
- the crcB gene encoding fluoride efflux transporter CrcB: protein MTVPDPALVAAGGAVGAVARHLIGSAVDRDGFPLGTLTVNVVGSLLLGLLVFHPVGGDALLFAGTGACGAFTTFSSFSVGVVRLWDRGEHGRAALFVVANTALAGVGVVAAAVLTGAW, encoded by the coding sequence GTGACCGTCCCCGACCCCGCGCTCGTCGCCGCCGGCGGCGCGGTCGGCGCGGTCGCGCGCCACCTGATCGGCTCGGCCGTCGACCGCGACGGCTTCCCGCTGGGGACGCTGACGGTGAACGTCGTCGGCAGCCTCCTGCTCGGGCTGCTCGTCTTCCACCCGGTCGGCGGCGACGCGCTCCTGTTCGCCGGCACGGGAGCCTGCGGCGCGTTCACGACGTTCTCGTCGTTCTCGGTCGGGGTGGTCCGGCTGTGGGACCGCGGGGAGCACGGACGGGCGGCGCTGTTCGTCGTCGCCAACACCGCGCTGGCCGGGGTGGGCGTCGTCGCCGCCGCGGTGCTGACGGGCGCGTGGTGA
- a CDS encoding universal stress protein → MTRRVLVPLDQSDHSTKALDHAIDVHADATLVLVNVVDPTRWISAGDDEGIEPYYSEHLERSAKESSDDLLEEAADRVRDAGGDAETLQLIGGPARSILEYLREDDADIDQVVMGSHGRTGLSRMLMGSVAEKVTRRSPVPVTVVR, encoded by the coding sequence GTGACCCGCCGCGTACTCGTTCCCCTCGACCAGTCGGACCACTCGACGAAGGCCCTCGATCACGCCATCGACGTCCACGCGGACGCGACGCTCGTGCTGGTCAACGTCGTCGACCCGACGCGGTGGATCTCCGCGGGCGACGACGAGGGGATCGAGCCGTACTACTCCGAGCACCTGGAGCGATCGGCGAAGGAGTCCAGCGACGACCTGCTGGAGGAGGCGGCCGACCGCGTCCGCGACGCCGGCGGCGACGCCGAGACGCTCCAGCTCATCGGCGGCCCCGCCCGGAGCATCCTCGAGTACCTGCGGGAGGACGACGCCGACATCGACCAGGTCGTGATGGGCAGTCACGGCCGCACCGGGCTCAGCCGCATGCTCATGGGCAGCGTCGCCGAGAAGGTGACGCGTCGCTCGCCCGTTCCTGTGACGGTCGTGCGCTGA